A single genomic interval of Alteromonas sp. CI.11.F.A3 harbors:
- the ppc gene encoding phosphoenolpyruvate carboxylase: MHTHYDAELKDTVRYLGKTLGETIKNQLGQEWLDRIEKIRKDGRASYQGDTSCSDELKETFKTMTDSDLLTVGRAFAQFLNLGNIAEQEYNSAMNVDASIDALFKHLDKAELTADKVQEAVGKLNIDLVLTAHPTEVTRRTLIHKHKELADCLQEVHQESLTGADRSKVETRVADLISQAWHTEEIRSVRPTPVDEARWGFSVIENSLWEAVPDFLRELDGRLQEDYSVSLPLDASPVQFSSWMGGDRDGNPFVTSKVTEQVLLLARKRAAKLFALDLDRLQVELSMYDCNDALREKVGDANEPYRALLRPLLDRFIATRDGIANYLAGKNPDTSNWIESNDELLEALLLCHQSLIDCGMGVVAKGLLLDTIRRAHVFGIHLLRLDVRQDSERHADVFSELTRYLGLGDYSQWSEEDKQAFLLRELGSKRPLFPAQWGASDDVKEVLETCKVIAKHSEHGFGIYIISMASEPSDVLAVQLLLKESGVDWPMPVAPLFETLDDLNNSPSVMRKLLSIDWYRGYVKGRQFVMIGYSDSAKDAGALAAGWAQYQSQEALVAIAEEFNCSLTLFHGRGGTIGRGGLPAHAAIYSQPPGSLEGGFRVTEQGETIRYKFGMPKLAKRSLGIYASAIIEAMLFPPPAPKEEWRELITTMAGQGRDNYRGTVRHDEDFVPYFRVATPEQELGKLPLGSRPSKRKPQGGIESLRAIPWIFAWAQTRLVLPSWLGVMRAIDSVKNAENEKVVNEMFAEWPFYRSRLSMLDMVFHKADPRISEAYDERLVPEELKHFGAALREELKESIASLLKLTGEDDIMKTDPLGKESMEIRAAYLQPLHYLQIELLDRIRKAGDDVHNPDLERAMMVTITGIATGMRNTG; encoded by the coding sequence ATGCACACTCATTACGATGCTGAACTAAAAGATACAGTTAGATACCTTGGCAAAACGCTAGGTGAAACCATCAAAAACCAATTAGGCCAAGAGTGGCTTGATCGCATTGAGAAGATTCGAAAAGACGGCCGAGCGTCTTATCAGGGAGACACGAGTTGTAGTGACGAACTGAAAGAAACTTTCAAAACGATGACCGACAGCGACTTGTTGACGGTAGGTCGTGCATTCGCACAGTTTCTAAATCTAGGTAATATTGCTGAGCAAGAATATAACAGTGCCATGAACGTTGACGCGTCTATTGATGCATTGTTTAAGCATCTAGATAAAGCCGAACTCACGGCTGATAAAGTGCAAGAGGCAGTAGGCAAATTAAATATCGACCTAGTGTTAACGGCACACCCTACCGAAGTAACACGTCGCACCCTTATTCATAAACACAAAGAGTTAGCAGACTGCCTACAAGAAGTTCATCAAGAATCACTCACTGGCGCAGACAGAAGTAAAGTTGAAACCCGTGTTGCTGATTTAATTAGTCAGGCTTGGCATACCGAAGAAATTCGCTCTGTGCGCCCTACCCCTGTCGATGAAGCTCGCTGGGGATTTTCAGTTATTGAAAATTCACTGTGGGAAGCCGTTCCTGACTTCTTGCGCGAGTTAGATGGCCGTTTGCAAGAAGACTACAGTGTGTCGCTTCCGCTAGATGCTTCACCGGTACAATTTAGTTCTTGGATGGGCGGTGACCGCGATGGCAACCCGTTCGTAACCTCTAAAGTTACCGAGCAAGTATTATTGTTAGCGCGTAAACGCGCCGCGAAACTTTTCGCTTTAGACTTAGACCGCTTGCAAGTTGAGTTGTCTATGTACGACTGTAACGACGCACTGCGAGAAAAAGTAGGCGATGCAAACGAACCTTATCGCGCCCTACTTCGCCCATTACTAGACCGCTTTATAGCTACCCGCGATGGTATTGCTAACTATTTGGCCGGTAAAAACCCTGATACGTCGAACTGGATTGAAAGTAATGACGAGCTATTAGAAGCCCTACTACTTTGCCACCAGTCACTTATCGATTGCGGTATGGGTGTGGTAGCGAAAGGCTTATTGCTAGATACCATTCGCCGCGCTCATGTATTCGGTATTCACTTACTTCGCTTAGATGTTCGTCAAGATTCAGAACGTCATGCTGATGTATTTAGCGAGCTGACCCGTTACCTTGGCCTTGGTGATTACTCACAATGGAGCGAAGAAGATAAACAAGCCTTCTTGCTACGTGAGCTTGGCTCGAAACGCCCGCTATTCCCTGCGCAATGGGGTGCATCTGATGATGTGAAAGAAGTGCTTGAAACGTGCAAAGTAATAGCTAAGCATAGCGAACACGGTTTTGGTATTTACATTATCTCAATGGCGAGTGAGCCATCAGATGTACTTGCGGTTCAATTGCTGCTTAAAGAAAGCGGTGTAGATTGGCCAATGCCAGTAGCACCTTTGTTCGAAACACTTGATGACTTAAATAATTCGCCAAGTGTTATGCGCAAATTGCTTTCTATCGACTGGTATCGCGGTTATGTGAAAGGCCGTCAGTTCGTAATGATTGGTTATTCAGATTCTGCCAAAGATGCTGGCGCACTAGCGGCAGGTTGGGCTCAGTATCAATCGCAAGAAGCGCTTGTGGCTATTGCTGAAGAGTTTAACTGCTCACTTACCTTGTTCCATGGTCGTGGCGGTACAATTGGTCGTGGCGGTTTACCTGCACACGCGGCTATTTACTCGCAGCCTCCAGGTTCATTGGAAGGTGGATTCCGCGTAACCGAACAAGGCGAAACTATCCGTTATAAGTTTGGTATGCCTAAACTGGCTAAACGCAGCCTAGGCATTTATGCCAGCGCGATAATTGAAGCCATGTTGTTCCCACCCCCGGCGCCAAAAGAAGAGTGGCGTGAACTTATTACCACTATGGCGGGGCAAGGTCGTGATAACTATCGCGGCACAGTACGCCATGATGAAGATTTCGTGCCTTATTTCCGCGTGGCTACGCCTGAACAGGAACTGGGTAAGTTACCCTTAGGCAGTCGCCCTTCTAAGCGTAAACCACAAGGTGGTATCGAAAGTCTGCGTGCTATCCCTTGGATATTTGCATGGGCACAAACGCGCCTTGTATTGCCGTCATGGTTGGGTGTAATGCGCGCTATCGATAGCGTGAAAAATGCCGAAAATGAAAAAGTCGTGAATGAAATGTTTGCCGAATGGCCATTTTATCGTTCGCGCCTTTCAATGCTGGACATGGTATTCCATAAAGCGGATCCCCGTATTAGTGAAGCCTACGATGAGCGCTTAGTACCAGAAGAGCTTAAGCATTTCGGTGCAGCACTTCGAGAGGAGCTCAAAGAAAGTATTGCCTCATTACTGAAGCTTACTGGTGA